Proteins found in one Xenopus laevis strain J_2021 chromosome 1L, Xenopus_laevis_v10.1, whole genome shotgun sequence genomic segment:
- the oxa1l.L gene encoding mitochondrial inner membrane protein OXA1L, which translates to MAALSVEAACRSLLRRGVRLLPQRTERRFHKSPATQYLHRIRSPGTKQLFVVTSARYQSTVTGAANQAPVLPEIQLQPTATLENVLPPPLAESAPTVSEAILPEAVHQSLSELGLGGNTPVGLIQNFLEFLNVDVGLPWWGAIVTGTVLARILVFPLIVKGQREAAKLNNHMPQISSITTRMNEAKQSGNKLEFSKAYSDLTLYQKKHDVNPLRGFLVPLVQAPIFISFFVALRQLSYLPVPSMQTGGMWWFTDLTAADPFYILPLTVTCTMWGVLELGAESGVDNPNLKIMKTVFRVMPLIILPLTINFPTAVFTYWVTSNVFSLAQVSFLRIPAVRKKLKIPERIIHDPSSLPPQEGFIKNLKKGWKNAQTQQQLEERERRIKNHLDLAAKGPLRQTFSHNPLQQKESNPVSPSKPKSKPWQDTIG; encoded by the exons ATGGCAGCGCTCAGTGTGGAAGCGGCATGTAGGTCTTTACTCAGACGCGGAGTCCGACTGCTTCCACAGAGAACGGAGAGACGG TTTCACAAATCTCCAGCTACACAGTATTTGCACAGGATTCGCTCGCCTGGAACGAAACAGCTGTTTGTAGTAACAAGTGCCCGTTACCAAAGCACAGTGACTGGAGCTGCCAACCAG gcCCCAGTTCTACCAGAGATACAGTTACAGCCCACTGCTACACTTGAAAATGTGTTACCGCCACCTCTTGCCGAGTCAGCCCCCACAGTATCTGAAGCCATACTCCCTGAAGCTGTACATCAGAGTCTATCTGAATTGGGCCTAGGGGGTAACACTCCTGTTGGATTAATACAGAACTTTCTGGAGTTCCTTAACGTTGATGTTGGTTTGCCTTGGTGGGGAGCAATAGTAACTG GAACAGTACTTGCTCGTATTTTAGTATTCCCTCTGATTGTCAAAGGACAGAGAGAAGCTGCCAAGCTCAACAATCACATGCCACAGATCAGCTCGATTACCACCCGTATGAATGAGGCCAAGCAATCTGGAAACAAACTCGAAT TCTCTAAGGCATACTCTGACCTAACTCTGTATCAGAAGAAACATGATGTCAATCCACTGCGTGGCTTTTTGGTGCCCCTAGTTCAG GCACCCATTTTCATCTCATTTTTTGTGGCCCTGCGGCAGTTGTCATATCTTCCAGTTCCCAGTATGCAAACTGGGGGGATGTGGTGGTTCACAGATCTGACTGCAGCTGATCCTTTCTATATACTGCCACTGACAGTAACTTGTACTATGTGGGGAGTACTCGAG CTGGGAGCAGAGTCTGGCGTTGATAACCCCAATCTCAAAATAATGAAGACTGTGTTCCGTGTTATGCCACTGATCATTTTGCCTCTTACAATCAACTTCCCCACA GCAGTGTTCACATACTGGGTGACCTCAAACGTTTTCTCACTAGCCCAGGTGAGCTTCCTAAGGATCCCAGCTGTtcgtaaaaaactaaaaataccgGAAAGGATCATACATGACCCGTCCTCACTGCCGCCACAGGAGGGTTTCATAAAGAACCTTAAAAAAG GCTGGAAGAATGCACAGACGCAACAGCAGCTGGAGGAGAGAGAACGTAGGATTAAGAATCACCTGGATTTGGCAGCAAAAG gGCCACTGAGGCAGACATTCTCCCACAATCCTCTTCAGCAGAAAGAATCAAACCCTGTGTCTCCGAGTAAACCAAAGTCAAAGCCTTGGCAGGACACGATTGGATGA